From Musa acuminata AAA Group cultivar baxijiao chromosome BXJ3-8, Cavendish_Baxijiao_AAA, whole genome shotgun sequence, one genomic window encodes:
- the LOC135644882 gene encoding LOB domain-containing protein 14-like, whose product MAGLGSPCGACKFLRRKCVNGCVFAPYFHHQHGAAHFAAIHKVFGASNVAKLLMHLPMADRPEAAVTISYEAQARLQNPIYGCVAHIFALQQQVVNLQAQVASLEAQAARRRGNGIPAGSIGQLEDMLCNTGPPHRQDLQGFIDQAGDRKTAPQFASTLSIDVNCYPNSVWSLEESTPPTNFDMADEDFSFEAFSLTSCFDMEDEFWRSACHGNGDLQPAASAGAGRSWGRGIH is encoded by the exons ATGGCAGGACTTGGCTCTCCCTGCGGAGCTTGCAAGTTCTTGAGGAGGAAGTGCGTCAACGGCTGCGTCTTCGCACCGTACTTCCACCACCAGCACGGTGCAGCCCACTTCGCGGCCATCCACAAAGTCTTCGGTGCCAGCAACGTCGCCAAGCTGCTCATGCACCTGCCCATGGCGGATCGCCCAGAGGCCGCCGTCACCATATCCTACGAAGCACAAGCGAGACTCCAAAACCCTATCTACGGCTGCGTCGCCCATATCTTCGCCCTCCAGCAGCAA GTGGTGAATCTGCAAGCACAAGTAGCCTCGCTCGAGGCACAAGCCGCGCGAAGACGTGGGAACGGCATTCCCGCCGGTTCCATCGGTCAACTAGAAGACATGCTCTGCAACACAGGGCCACCCCATCGACAAGATCTGCAGGGCTTCATTGATCAGGCTGGGGATAGGAAGACGGCACCTCAGTTTGCTTCGACTCTCTCGATAGATGTGAATTGCTACCCCAACTCTGTTTGGTCCTTGGAGGAGAGCACGCCTCCGACCAACTTCGACATGGCCGATGAGGATTTCTCCTTCGAGGCTTTCTCTCTGACGTCCTGTTTTGACATGGAGGACGAGTTTTGGAGGTCAGCATGCCATGGCAATGGAGACCTGCAACCAGCAGCCTCTGCTGGTGCTGGGCGTTCATGGGGTCGTGGGATTCATTGA